A region of Nocardioides sp. JS614 DNA encodes the following proteins:
- a CDS encoding phosphoglycerate kinase, which yields MAAYDGLGEVAGRRVLVRSDLNVPLDGTTITDDGRIRASVPTIKALADAGARVIVTAHLGRPKGAPEERYSLRPVVARLGELLGQDVAFATDTVGESARATVEALQDGQVAVLENVRFNAGETSKDEAERGAFADRLAALADAFVSDGFGVVHRKQASVYDVAQRLPHAMGALVAKETEVLRRLTVDPERPYVVVLGGSKVSDKLGVIDNLLGKADRLLIGGGMVFTFLKAQGHEVGKSLLEEDQLDTCRSYLERAERTGVQILLPTDVVVDTEFPSGDRAPEPRVVPASEIPADALGLDIGPESAAAFAAALADARTVFWNGPMGVFETDAFAGGTRTVAEALTRIDGLSVVGGGDSAAAVRKLGFDQAAFGHISTGGGASLEYLEGKELPGIKVLED from the coding sequence GTGGCCGCCTACGACGGACTCGGTGAGGTCGCGGGCCGGCGGGTGCTGGTCCGCTCCGACCTCAACGTCCCCCTCGACGGGACGACGATCACCGACGACGGCCGGATCCGGGCGAGCGTGCCGACGATCAAGGCGCTGGCCGATGCCGGCGCCCGCGTGATCGTCACCGCCCACCTCGGGCGCCCCAAGGGGGCGCCCGAGGAGCGGTACTCCCTGCGGCCCGTCGTCGCCCGGTTGGGCGAGCTGCTCGGCCAGGACGTGGCGTTCGCCACCGACACGGTCGGGGAGAGCGCCCGCGCCACGGTCGAGGCGCTCCAGGACGGCCAGGTCGCCGTGCTGGAGAACGTCCGCTTCAACGCCGGTGAGACGAGCAAGGACGAGGCCGAGCGCGGCGCGTTCGCAGACCGGCTCGCCGCGCTCGCGGACGCGTTCGTCTCCGACGGCTTCGGTGTCGTGCACCGCAAGCAGGCGTCCGTCTACGACGTCGCCCAGCGGCTGCCGCACGCGATGGGCGCGCTGGTCGCGAAGGAGACCGAGGTCCTCCGCCGGCTCACGGTGGACCCGGAGCGGCCCTATGTCGTCGTCCTGGGCGGTTCGAAGGTCTCCGACAAGCTCGGCGTGATCGACAACCTGCTCGGCAAGGCGGACCGGTTGCTGATCGGTGGGGGCATGGTGTTCACGTTCCTCAAGGCCCAGGGCCACGAGGTCGGCAAGAGCCTGCTCGAGGAGGACCAGCTCGACACCTGCCGCTCCTACCTCGAGCGCGCGGAGCGGACCGGGGTGCAGATCCTGCTGCCCACCGACGTCGTCGTGGACACCGAGTTCCCCTCGGGCGACCGGGCCCCGGAGCCGCGCGTCGTACCGGCCTCCGAGATCCCCGCGGACGCTCTCGGGCTCGACATCGGGCCGGAGTCCGCCGCGGCCTTCGCCGCTGCGCTCGCCGACGCCCGGACGGTCTTCTGGAACGGCCCGATGGGGGTCTTCGAGACCGATGCCTTCGCCGGGGGCACCCGCACCGTCGCCGAGGCGCTCACCCGGATCGACGGCCTCTCCGTGGTGGGCGGTGGCGACTCCGCCGCCGCTGTCCGCAAGCTCGGCTTCGACCAGGCCGCCTTCGGGCACATCTCCACCGGCGGCGGCGCCAGCCTGGAGTACCTCGAGGGCAAGGAGCTGCCCGGCATCAAGGTCCTGGAGGACTGA
- the secG gene encoding preprotein translocase subunit SecG, with product MTLLFTILLMITSALMIVLVLLHKGRGGGLSDMFGGGVSSSLGGSSVAERNLDRFTVGVGIIWFACVVALGLLFAY from the coding sequence GTGACCCTGCTCTTCACGATCCTGCTCATGATCACGAGCGCACTGATGATCGTCCTCGTCCTGCTCCACAAGGGCCGCGGGGGCGGTCTCTCGGACATGTTCGGCGGCGGCGTCTCCAGCTCGCTGGGTGGCTCGTCGGTGGCCGAACGCAACCTGGACCGGTTCACGGTCGGGGTCGGCATCATCTGGTTCGCCTGTGTAGTGGCCCTCGGGCTCCTGTTCGCCTACTGA
- a CDS encoding RNA polymerase-binding protein RbpA, which yields MAGGGNAIRGSRVGAGPMGEAERGEAAPRQAVTYFCAHEHRSVVTFSVEAQVPDSWDCPKCGLPASLDSENPPPAPKIEPYKTHLAYVKERRSDQEAADILDEALQLLRSRRKSGDIIF from the coding sequence GTGGCTGGTGGAGGAAACGCTATTCGCGGGAGCCGGGTGGGGGCCGGCCCGATGGGCGAGGCGGAGCGCGGTGAGGCCGCGCCGCGACAGGCCGTGACGTACTTCTGTGCGCACGAGCACCGTTCGGTCGTGACCTTCTCGGTCGAGGCGCAGGTGCCGGACTCCTGGGACTGCCCCAAGTGCGGTCTCCCCGCGAGCCTGGACTCGGAGAACCCCCCGCCCGCGCCGAAGATCGAGCCGTACAAGACGCACCTGGCCTACGTGAAGGAGCGGCGCTCCGACCAGGAGGCGGCCGACATCCTCGACGAGGCGCTCCAGCTGCTCCGCTCGCGCCGCAAGTCCGGCGACATCATCTTCTAG
- a CDS encoding type IV toxin-antitoxin system AbiEi family antitoxin domain-containing protein, which yields MDIDQMLADGQIGPSFPLPADVPFTRAAAGAAGLSRRALDRLVSEGLVRRPIKGVYVGTHLLDSLALRAACLRLVVPEDCVVVDRHAGWLHGAEMILAPNEHLELRPLSLFRPSGHGRLRNALAASGERNLRPDEIMEVQGLRVSTPLRTAWDIGRVRWTDEAISGLDAMFRLGRFTREEFLDGIPRFGRMRWVTTLRAIGPLADGRAESPGESVLRLRCIECGVLVVPQVEVFRDGRIFARIDLADEDLQVGFEYDGAEWHSSPAQLRHDQERRAELVDDGWLIKAFGCPDVFGRARSCEAVIRSAAAEARRRRGFRIPG from the coding sequence ATGGACATCGATCAGATGCTTGCGGACGGCCAGATTGGGCCGTCCTTCCCGCTGCCTGCGGACGTGCCGTTCACCCGGGCCGCTGCCGGGGCAGCCGGACTGTCACGCCGAGCGCTCGACCGACTCGTGAGCGAGGGCCTCGTGCGCCGGCCGATCAAAGGGGTGTACGTCGGGACGCACCTCCTCGACTCCCTCGCGCTTCGTGCCGCCTGCCTGCGGCTCGTGGTCCCGGAGGACTGCGTCGTGGTCGACCGGCACGCCGGCTGGCTCCATGGTGCTGAGATGATCCTGGCGCCCAACGAGCACCTCGAGCTGAGGCCGCTGTCACTGTTTCGGCCGTCCGGGCACGGGCGGCTGCGCAATGCCTTGGCCGCGAGCGGCGAGCGGAACCTGCGTCCCGACGAGATCATGGAAGTGCAGGGGTTGCGGGTGTCGACACCCTTGCGGACCGCATGGGACATCGGTCGAGTGCGGTGGACGGACGAGGCGATCAGCGGGTTGGACGCCATGTTCCGGCTCGGGCGGTTCACGCGCGAAGAGTTCCTCGACGGCATTCCGCGGTTCGGGCGCATGCGCTGGGTGACGACACTGCGCGCCATCGGGCCTCTCGCTGATGGCCGCGCGGAGTCGCCTGGCGAGTCGGTCCTGCGACTGCGGTGTATCGAGTGCGGAGTCCTCGTCGTCCCCCAGGTCGAGGTGTTCCGAGACGGCCGCATCTTCGCCCGGATCGACCTGGCCGACGAGGACCTGCAGGTCGGCTTCGAGTACGACGGCGCGGAGTGGCACAGCTCGCCGGCTCAGCTCCGGCACGACCAGGAACGTCGCGCGGAGCTTGTCGACGACGGCTGGCTGATCAAGGCTTTCGGATGCCCCGACGTCTTCGGCCGGGCGCGCTCCTGCGAGGCAGTGATCCGGTCCGCCGCGGCCGAGGCTCGGCGCCGGCGGGGGTTCCGCATCCCCGGCTGA
- the tpiA gene encoding triose-phosphate isomerase, whose translation MATSRTPLMAGNWKMNLNHQEAVVLVQKLAWTLADKKHDYARAEVVVVPPFTDLRSVQTLVDGDRLLVKYGAQDVSTHDGGAFTGEISAGMLAKLGCSYVVVGHSERREYHTEDDQEVNAKAHQALGAGMVPIVCVGEGLDVRQAGGQVAHCLAQVDGSLAGFTAEQIAGLVIAYEPIWAIGTGEVATPDDAQEVCAAIRERIREVHGDEAADGVRVLYGGSVKAANVAGIMAKDDVDGCLVGGASLQADEFGGICRFYDMPVI comes from the coding sequence ATGGCAACGAGTCGCACCCCGCTGATGGCGGGCAACTGGAAGATGAACCTCAACCACCAAGAGGCGGTGGTGCTGGTCCAGAAGCTCGCGTGGACGCTCGCTGACAAGAAGCACGACTATGCGCGTGCCGAGGTCGTCGTCGTCCCGCCGTTCACCGACCTGCGCTCCGTGCAGACCCTGGTGGACGGCGACCGGCTGCTCGTGAAGTACGGCGCCCAGGACGTCTCGACACACGACGGCGGCGCCTTCACGGGCGAGATCTCGGCCGGCATGCTCGCCAAGCTCGGCTGCTCCTACGTCGTGGTGGGGCACAGCGAGCGCCGCGAGTACCACACCGAGGACGACCAGGAGGTCAACGCCAAGGCGCACCAGGCCCTGGGCGCGGGCATGGTCCCGATCGTGTGCGTGGGCGAAGGTCTCGACGTGCGCCAGGCCGGGGGACAGGTGGCCCACTGCCTGGCCCAGGTCGACGGCTCGCTCGCCGGGTTCACCGCCGAACAGATCGCCGGCCTCGTGATCGCCTACGAGCCGATCTGGGCGATCGGCACCGGCGAGGTCGCGACCCCGGACGACGCCCAGGAGGTCTGCGCGGCGATCCGCGAGCGGATCCGCGAGGTGCACGGCGACGAGGCCGCGGACGGCGTGCGCGTCCTCTACGGCGGCTCGGTCAAGGCCGCGAACGTGGCCGGCATCATGGCCAAGGACGACGTCGACGGCTGTCTGGTCGGTGGCGCCAGCCTCCAGGCGGACGAGTTCGGCGGCATCTGCCGGTTCTACGACATGCCGGTCATCTGA
- the pgl gene encoding 6-phosphogluconolactonase: MSATPRVEVHPDRAALATAVAGELLTRLADAQAAGGVPQIVLTGGTIAEDIHRELARLSPASEVDWSQVVVWWGDERFVPPDSPDRNAGQARAAFLDAVGVDPARVHEMPSTADAADVEAGAASYAAVLSEHAADFDVLMLGIGPDGHIASLFPGFAQLAVTDRAAVGVTGSPKPPPERISLTFPVLNRARSVWFLVSGDGKADAVARALGGADVRDVPAAGVTGHDETIWFLDRPAASRL, translated from the coding sequence ATGAGCGCCACGCCCCGGGTCGAGGTGCACCCCGACCGCGCTGCGTTGGCCACCGCCGTCGCGGGTGAGCTGCTCACCCGGCTCGCCGACGCGCAGGCGGCCGGCGGGGTGCCCCAGATCGTCCTGACCGGCGGCACCATCGCCGAGGACATCCACCGCGAGTTGGCCCGCCTGTCGCCCGCCTCGGAGGTCGACTGGTCCCAGGTGGTCGTGTGGTGGGGTGACGAGCGGTTCGTCCCGCCCGACTCCCCCGACCGCAACGCCGGCCAGGCCCGTGCGGCCTTCCTCGACGCCGTCGGGGTCGACCCGGCGCGCGTGCACGAGATGCCCTCGACCGCAGACGCGGCCGACGTCGAGGCCGGTGCAGCGTCGTACGCCGCCGTGCTGAGCGAGCACGCCGCCGACTTCGACGTGCTGATGCTCGGCATCGGGCCGGACGGCCACATCGCCTCACTGTTCCCGGGCTTCGCCCAGCTCGCCGTGACCGATCGGGCCGCGGTCGGCGTGACCGGGTCGCCGAAGCCGCCACCGGAGCGGATCAGCCTGACCTTCCCGGTGCTCAACCGGGCCCGCTCGGTCTGGTTCCTGGTCAGCGGTGACGGCAAGGCCGACGCCGTGGCCCGCGCCCTCGGTGGCGCCGACGTCCGCGACGTCCCGGCCGCGGGCGTCACCGGCCACGACGAGACGATCTGGTTCCTCGACCGCCCCGCCGCCTCCCGCCTCTGA